The DNA region GTGTCAGGGAAATTTTGCACCACTAAAATTTCCGATTCTCCGGTTGTGATTGCGCCAGCCGTACCATTTACCGATGCATCCCCAACGGAAAAAGGAACTTCGCCATTACCTGCATGGAAAATATATACACCTCCATTCGTACTCTCATCAGCCGCACCACAACCTGTTACATCCAGCATCTGTGCCAGCTCAGGCTTTTGACTATGCTGGAATGACGAAGGATTAGTTATTGTTTCAGCCCCATTCAGCTCAACCGATTGTAATAATTTTTCAGGGGTCACGACGCCACCTGTCGGCCTAGTCACAGGATCTTTTGATGCGAGTAAAAGCTCAGGTTTAGAATATTCTTGGGCAATAGGTAGTCGCTCAGGTCGAGGAAGAGATGTTTCGCTAAAGGGTAAACACCCACGGGCATCAATACTCACAGACTCACCACTGGGCGTCCTAAATCCAGAGACATTGCCTGTGACTTTGACAAAACCATTGGTGGAGCGAATATCAATATCGCCACTAGAATCACTGGACCGAGTACTCACAGAAGTCAAGGTAATATCACCCGGCGCACGCACTGTAATATCCCCAACCTCTCCCAAAAATGACGTTTGGGTACTGAGGCTACCCAGATCAATTAGGCCATTTGTTGACTCGACTGTAATATCTGCGCCTCTTACACTCAGTTCACCACCGCCGGTAATGTTGCCGCCAGCGATAAATTCAAGATCTAAATTACCTGTGCCGACAAATCCTTCATGGTTAATATCATTTACAGCTTCAAAACGAACAACTTCACCTGTTGAGCCAAATGAGGTCGAGCTACCAAAAATAAAAGCACTGCTATCAATAGTGATGTCATTGTCAGCCTGGAGGGTCAGGCTATTACCTGAGGACCAAAGAAGAAAAACATCTGCTCCGATAGTAATATCTCCGAGTTCGCTGCCAGAGTCGGCGGTTGCAATGATGAGATCACTACTGCTAAGAAAACCGGCGATATCTGCATCGAATAAGACTGAACTGCTTTCGGGACTACTAATAGGATTTGGTGTCGTGGGCGAAGCACTATTGATGATGCTGATATCAGTGGGATCAAGGAGTAATTTGCCAGTTTTACCAAGAGGACTTTGGAGGTTGATACGTTTTGACCAACCTTCTGAGACATCTAATGTTTTTTGGGAGGAGATTTCAGCAAAGCCACCGTCACCCCCCTTCGCACCACCTTTAGCTAAAAGTGACCCATCAAAATCGGTACGTTCGTCTGACCAAACAATAATGTCGCCGCCATCTCCATTTTCTAAAGCACTGACATCTAGAGTAGTTTTAGAATCAACCAATGTCGTTTTAGCGCGGGGGCGATCGCCTTCTCCTTTGAAATCTCCACCAACAGTAATCTTGCCGCCGCCTTTTGTACCCGTGGCATCAAGCATTGCACTGGCAAGCTGAATATCTTTGCCAAACGTACTGATTTCACCACCCAACTTACCGGAGACATCTAGCTCACCAGAAATAAAAATATTGCCCGATTCTGGGGCGATCACCGAATTCGTTTCAGCATGGAAAGGGCGATCATCTTTGAGGGTTAAACCTGTAACCAAATCGCTGCCAGTTAGTAGTTCTGGTAGATTCGTTGCGGTGAGATTATCAATAGGTGCGTTGAGTTCAAAATTGAGCAAATGTCCCGTTTGACTGAGCCGGAGGGTTTGATTTTCGGGAACTGCAATAAGTTGAATTTCACCACTCGCCGTCGTAATCTCTCCAAGATTTACGATGTTGTTACTAAATAAATTGAGCGATCGCCCTTCATCTATCTCTAAACTCGCAGCGTTAACAATTGCACTAGTGCCATCAAAAAAGAAGTGTGTCGGATTACCAGTGAGCGACGCCACATTCTCTGTATCAAGCAACCATTCGCCATCGGCAAATCCCAAACCTGTTGAAGTGCTGGCGGTAAAATCTGCGGGTAAATTGAGCTGAGCATTTTCTCCAAATACAATGCCGTTGGGATTGAGCAGAAACAGATTAGCGTCACTCCCGACGACTTGTAACAAACCATCAATCTGGGAGATATTGCCACCGCTAATCCTCGACAAAATATTGGTGGTTAGTGCATCAGAAATGAAGGTCGCACTTTCATCCGCATCGAGATTAAAATCGCTGAAATGGTGGAAAAGATTGCCACCATCGGCAGAAGTCTTACCCCCTGTAATCTCAAAATCCTGTTCGACAGGCGTGACAACAGTGTCAGCAAAATCATCAGCTGAGGTGATTTGGGCGATCGCCACAGCCATATTTGCTAAGGCAAAATACAGCGACAACATGGGTACGAGCAAACTAAAACGCCACACAATTCCAACCTCTGAGAATCCTACTCTTGATGAGAATCATCTGATTCTTTTTCTCGCAAGACTTTTGTTCAAAACCCCAGCCCATCTTGTCTGGACGCCATAATCGTTCATTAGACGAGTCACCAAAACAATCGCGAGACTATCTGATACCTATATCCATATAATAGCTAGGCACTCCGTAGAATTACGGATAACGCCACGAAAAACTTTACAAGTGCACCAACAAAAAACGCGACTAAATCAAGGATGCAATTACCAAGGATTGCCCACTAGGGTGAATCCACTCCAGTAGTAGGGATGGGACAAATTTGCATTTTTAATCTCACGCATTTCATCGGGGAGCGAAATTGTTCTGTCATCAAGGCGGAGCTGAAATTCTTCAATCCTGACTTGATTATCGAGAAGCGCTAACTGTGCTTGTTGTAAAGCATTTGCTTTAATCGGCGATCGCTGAAGTTTGTCATAAAATTCCGCCATTAACCCCATTGTTCCCACATCACTCACAGACCAGAGACTCCCCACCACCGATTTTGCACCAGAATTTAGCGCCAACCCAGCAAAGCCTAACTCAGCCTGGCGATCGCCAAAAGCAGTGCGACAAGCAGAGAGCACTAAGAGTTCAAGGGGAGGCTCACCTAACCGTAATTTATCCACCTCATCAAAAATGATTTTTTGGTTTTGAAACTGAATATAGGAACGCTGGGGTGCATCACGAATAAATTCAGCATGGGTTGCCAAGTGCAAAATGCCATAGCGTTCATTTCTCCTTGCATTCAGCAAATTATCCAGCGTAAACTGCTGATCTAGAAATGCACGGGTGTGACGCCTCCAAATGTCTTGCGTAATAATTTCCACTTCTAAGGGAGCGGCTCGCAACTCTGGCTGATCATCAAATTCTGCTGCACCTAAAGCCAATAATTGATTTTCTTTTGGATGAATATAACCAGATGTATTCGTAAGGGAAAAACTGGGCATTAAGCCCAAACTATATTTTTCAACCAGAAACTGTTCACCGTCATATAGAGCGGCAACAGGCAAAGAACGTAAACCATCATCAAGAATAAAACTGAGATTATCAATCCCTTCTGCAATCAAGGTCTCTTCGATCGGATCAATGATGGCGTTATGAAGTGCTTGGGACGGTGGGAGGTAGGATGCACTAGATTGGAGTGTTCTAAGTGCGCGCATAAAAATTCGTGCCTGATGCACCAGTTCACGACGAGTCATATTTTCGATTGTTCGATGCACCACTTTGTCGTTTGGGGTGACCAGAATCAGGTTTAAAACCGCATCATCATCGAGGGTGGCGCGAGGATTGAGAAAATTCACCGTAGCACTGTTGAGATACTGCGTCAGGCGATCGCCATTAAACTGCCATTCTGCTGAATCTACGCCAGATTTAGATGCTGTTTTCTCTTTAGAAGTAGAGCCTTTTAGATAAACCCTTTCTGGAACTGCATCACTAGACTTCTGATCGAAAAAGACATATACAATCGCTGGATTGACACCCGTTTGCTCCTGGATCTTTTTGAGCTTATTGGCAATGGTTAAAATGTCGTCCTGATTGCCAGCCGCAACCAAATTATTTGGCTGTTGATTTGAATTCGGCTCATCCTTTCCGCAACTCAGATCACCAAAACATTTCTCCAATTCTGTTCGAATACCTTGAAGATCAGGTTCTTGAGGCGGCACTATATTAGTCAAAGTCGCTGCAACAGGATTACTGACTGAAAATCTAGGTACACCCACCTGAAGATTAAATGAACCAACCAAATTATTAGCGCTAGGCACCACATTCACCAGCCCAGCAGCATCGGTAATGCCAGACAAACTTTTCTGACTCAGACTAGCGCCACTATTGGGTGCATCAAAATTGATTATCAAATTTGCGAGGGGATTACCAAACTTTTCTTCTGTCGCTAAAACGGTCACAGGTGCAAAATCAGTATTAATCACCGCACTTTGGGCATTGCCGCCAGTAATACTTAAATTCACGCCTTGAAATTCCACCGCCCCAAGATCAATGGCATTACCAACAAGACGGTTTCCTCCCCTTTGAGCAGTGAAACTACTAACAGCACTATTCTCACCAGCGTCAATCACTGGGCTATCAAGTAAGAAAAAATTTGTGAGTAGAGGATTTGTACCTGTATTCGGATCTCCAATTTCTGGCCCACCATAATCCCCTAAAGGCGTCAAAGCAGGATCAAGATTTAGGATATTCGTCCCAGTTAGACTGCCATCTTCGACGAGATTAACGCCATTGCTGATGACGACAGCACCAACCGAATCCCCAGCCTCAATATCATTTCCATTAACGCTATTTGCAACAATACTGTTCGTTAAGGTCACTGTATTGTCATTCAAAACGCCGCCACCATAACCACCAGCAGTATTACCAGAAATCGTACTGTTGCGAATATCCAGAGAGCCAGTATTGAAAATGCCGCCACCATAACCCAAGGTCGTATTCATGGAGATGGTGCTATCTTGGAGGCTGACATTACTGTTCTCACCGTTGTAGAGACCACCCCCTGCCCCCCTGGCATTATTGTTTGCAACAGTTGTTCGAGTCAGACTGGTCTCGCCAAAGTTTGAAATCCCACCGCCGATACTATCCACACCATTAAGCTGATTTCCAGTGATCAAGCTGTCTACAATGATGGCTGTGTCTTGATCTCCGATGTGTAGTCCACCACCAAAACCATTATCAGAGCGCACAATATTGTCTGCGACAATGCTGTTTGTCAAAGTTGTGACTGTAGCTTGGCTAGCCAGAGAATAGTTATAGATACCTCCACCAGCTGTAGTTGCAGTATTGCCGGAGATGGTGCTGTTCTGAACGTTGAGGAGAGTATTGCCATAATTAACAATGCCACCACCAACATTAATGGCAGTATTACCGGTAATTGTGCTGCGCTGAATGGTGAGATTACTGTTGCCAAAGTTGGCGATCGCCCCACCACCATCAGGACTGTCATCATTCCCAGCATCAATGGCAATATTGCCCGCAAAGAAACTGTCAGCAATTGTGACATCGCCATTATCGTTATAGAGACCGCCACCAGAATCTGCTGTGTTATTCGCAATAGTGACGTTGTTCAGATTTAGTGTCCCGCCAATATTACGAATGCCTCCACCATATATGGCATTACCATTTTGAATGGTGAGATTTTGCAGTGAGACAGCCCCAACAGCATCGATCACACGACTTGCACCACCACCATCGAGAATTGTTAAGCCTTGGCCTGCACCGTTAATAGTCACTTCTTCAGATAAGGAGATTTCAGATCCTCTGGCAAAGGTGCCAGCACCAAGGTTAATTGTGCGAAGACCTGCTACTGTACCAATGGCATCATGGGCAGCTTGGAGTGAATTCCCCAGTTCTGTCCCTGTTGCAGTACTCGGATTCACGCTATTGAGATTAAAGGTCAGTCCACCAGAACTTGTCAGATTAATCTCAGAAGTAGCAACACGAGTAAAGTTACGGCCAGTCAGGGTCAGTGAGGCTGTACCAGCACCTGTTTGAAAAATTGAATCCGAAAGAGTGATATCGCCATTGCCGCCAGTGCCATCACTTGTCGTAACGGTGACATCGGTGCCACTATCCAATGCATTAACGATAGTGATAGGACTAATGTTGGAAGATGTCGGAGGGTTAAATAAGCCATCAGGTAATGTGCCGATACCACCAGTAAACGAAATATTGATATCAGAGGGGTCTAGGAGCCATTCGCCGGCTTGTCCATTAATGGTGCTAGTATCAATCTCTGCGCCAAAGACATCGAGATAGTTTTTGCCAGAGGTTTCGATTAGCCCGCCATCACCGCCTTGCAAACCACCTGTGGCGATCGCCTGTCCATAAAAGCCTGTGGCATTATCGGCCCAGACAATAATATCGCCAGCATTTCCTTGGGCGATCGCACTGGCATCGAGGATAGACTCAGCATCAACCAAAGTATTCGCAGCACGGGGTAAATCGCCAGATCCTTGGAATGCGCCACCAACTAAAATTTCACCGCCACCATTTGTACCTGACGCATCAAGGGTTGCAGATTCGAGGGCGATCGCCTGACCAAAAATATTGATATTACCGCCTGACTCTCCAGCACTACTAAGGAGATTGGAGACAAAAGTATTGCCAGAGTTTTGAGAGATGGGGGTTTGGGTTGAGGCAAGTTTGATCGCGTTATTTTCAACGACTAAACCAGTCTCAAGATTGCTGCCTGTGAGCAATTTCGCTAAATCGACAATATTTAAACTGTCGGAAGGCATCGG from [Leptolyngbya] sp. PCC 7376 includes:
- a CDS encoding CHAT domain-containing protein, producing the protein MWRFSLLVPMLSLYFALANMAVAIAQITSADDFADTVVTPVEQDFEITGGKTSADGGNLFHHFSDFNLDADESATFISDALTTNILSRISGGNISQIDGLLQVVGSDANLFLLNPNGIVFGENAQLNLPADFTASTSTGLGFADGEWLLDTENVASLTGNPTHFFFDGTSAIVNAASLEIDEGRSLNLFSNNIVNLGEITTASGEIQLIAVPENQTLRLSQTGHLLNFELNAPIDNLTATNLPELLTGSDLVTGLTLKDDRPFHAETNSVIAPESGNIFISGELDVSGKLGGEISTFGKDIQLASAMLDATGTKGGGKITVGGDFKGEGDRPRAKTTLVDSKTTLDVSALENGDGGDIIVWSDERTDFDGSLLAKGGAKGGDGGFAEISSQKTLDVSEGWSKRINLQSPLGKTGKLLLDPTDISIINSASPTTPNPISSPESSSVLFDADIAGFLSSSDLIIATADSGSELGDITIGADVFLLWSSGNSLTLQADNDITIDSSAFIFGSSTSFGSTGEVVRFEAVNDINHEGFVGTGNLDLEFIAGGNITGGGELSVRGADITVESTNGLIDLGSLSTQTSFLGEVGDITVRAPGDITLTSVSTRSSDSSGDIDIRSTNGFVKVTGNVSGFRTPSGESVSIDARGCLPFSETSLPRPERLPIAQEYSKPELLLASKDPVTRPTGGVVTPEKLLQSVELNGAETITNPSSFQHSQKPELAQMLDVTGCGAADESTNGGVYIFHAGNGEVPFSVGDASVNGTAGAITTGESEILVVQNFPDTEVRGNITIDTFDREPEIPDTPPEGVIPDCFPDCGFSGEGVPIGEPTESNLEIEPITLKLEKIHEQTGVKPALIYVFFNEESADLTQTKAQIKTHTKNLNLKDQKAVEVESIQWQFNGDRLSDFINAATRNFLNPRPVLNGKDELELVMITYGGEIIRKKLPDVTREDVMAEVANFVGGVTNPRLTNTYLPPAQNLYRVLLEPLKADLEKEQINNLTYIMDDGLRVLPLAALHDGEKFVIEDYSMGMMPSFSLTNTTGYIKPGDNQLLAMGASEFSGEDDLPAAPLEVQIIADQIWDGDAFVENQFTVDNLLAARDRTPYGIVHLATHGEFRSGNPEDSYVRFQDERVSLEDIEQLRLNEPPIELLVLSACRTAIGDRQAELGFAGLALASGAKAAIGSIWYVSDAGTMSLMTRLYEDLQAAPTKADALRTAQLSLLHGEVRLENNQLITANNQIPLPATISNLNNPDLSHPFFWSGFALIGNPW
- a CDS encoding CHAT domain-containing protein; translated protein: MVLRFSLLVPILSTSCVLANAVVAIAQISASNDGTGTIVNQQSDNFTILGGSLSGDGTNLFHNFSDFNLSATQTATFLGDATLQNILSKVSGGNPSYLDGLLRVSGNDANLFLLNSAGIVFGENAQLNLTGNFTATTALGIGFENGEWLDGNNYSMLVGAPKVFDFDGTGAIINAADLQVNTGRSLNLFASNVVNTGTLTAEQGNIQLLAVPNTNSLRLNQSGQILGLELPMPSDSLNIVDLAKLLTGSNLETGLVVENNAIKLASTQTPISQNSGNTFVSNLLSSAGESGGNINIFGQAIALESATLDASGTNGGGEILVGGAFQGSGDLPRAANTLVDAESILDASAIAQGNAGDIIVWADNATGFYGQAIATGGLQGGDGGLIETSGKNYLDVFGAEIDTSTINGQAGEWLLDPSDINISFTGGIGTLPDGLFNPPTSSNISPITIVNALDSGTDVTVTTSDGTGGNGDITLSDSIFQTGAGTASLTLTGRNFTRVATSEINLTSSGGLTFNLNSVNPSTATGTELGNSLQAAHDAIGTVAGLRTINLGAGTFARGSEISLSEEVTINGAGQGLTILDGGGASRVIDAVGAVSLQNLTIQNGNAIYGGGIRNIGGTLNLNNVTIANNTADSGGGLYNDNGDVTIADSFFAGNIAIDAGNDDSPDGGGAIANFGNSNLTIQRSTITGNTAINVGGGIVNYGNTLLNVQNSTISGNTATTAGGGIYNYSLASQATVTTLTNSIVADNIVRSDNGFGGGLHIGDQDTAIIVDSLITGNQLNGVDSIGGGISNFGETSLTRTTVANNNARGAGGGLYNGENSNVSLQDSTISMNTTLGYGGGIFNTGSLDIRNSTISGNTAGGYGGGVLNDNTVTLTNSIVANSVNGNDIEAGDSVGAVVISNGVNLVEDGSLTGTNILNLDPALTPLGDYGGPEIGDPNTGTNPLLTNFFLLDSPVIDAGENSAVSSFTAQRGGNRLVGNAIDLGAVEFQGVNLSITGGNAQSAVINTDFAPVTVLATEEKFGNPLANLIINFDAPNSGASLSQKSLSGITDAAGLVNVVPSANNLVGSFNLQVGVPRFSVSNPVAATLTNIVPPQEPDLQGIRTELEKCFGDLSCGKDEPNSNQQPNNLVAAGNQDDILTIANKLKKIQEQTGVNPAIVYVFFDQKSSDAVPERVYLKGSTSKEKTASKSGVDSAEWQFNGDRLTQYLNSATVNFLNPRATLDDDAVLNLILVTPNDKVVHRTIENMTRRELVHQARIFMRALRTLQSSASYLPPSQALHNAIIDPIEETLIAEGIDNLSFILDDGLRSLPVAALYDGEQFLVEKYSLGLMPSFSLTNTSGYIHPKENQLLALGAAEFDDQPELRAAPLEVEIITQDIWRRHTRAFLDQQFTLDNLLNARRNERYGILHLATHAEFIRDAPQRSYIQFQNQKIIFDEVDKLRLGEPPLELLVLSACRTAFGDRQAELGFAGLALNSGAKSVVGSLWSVSDVGTMGLMAEFYDKLQRSPIKANALQQAQLALLDNQVRIEEFQLRLDDRTISLPDEMREIKNANLSHPYYWSGFTLVGNPW